The Methanobacterium lacus genome includes a region encoding these proteins:
- a CDS encoding DUF998 domain-containing protein: METIYSINSIGTGMKSLNYRMDLFGILALVVFSVLTFISLSLYPESYSIAFNWLSNLGNVILNPQGAIYFNMACIVTGIILIQFIIQFYRWDTGNLFERILLALAIVLGIFASVSLIFVGVFPETDINLHVLAAKGVFEALFLSIILMTAAIFNHPKFMIGVALIGVMAVIIDLFFLTLLSLPKYHDALATPYPTLPIPGLEWFAVFLSFIWLAALSYNMYKMKI, from the coding sequence ATGGAAACTATTTATTCAATAAATTCCATAGGTACTGGTATGAAATCATTGAACTATCGGATGGATCTTTTTGGGATTCTGGCACTCGTTGTTTTCAGTGTACTAACATTTATTTCACTGTCTTTGTATCCTGAATCCTATTCCATAGCATTCAACTGGCTCAGCAACTTGGGTAATGTTATTTTGAATCCACAAGGAGCAATTTACTTTAACATGGCCTGTATTGTTACTGGCATCATCTTAATTCAATTTATTATCCAATTTTATAGGTGGGACACTGGAAATTTGTTTGAAAGAATTTTACTTGCTCTTGCCATTGTTTTAGGAATTTTTGCATCGGTTTCTTTGATCTTCGTCGGGGTTTTTCCTGAGACTGATATTAACCTTCATGTCCTGGCAGCAAAGGGAGTGTTCGAAGCATTGTTCCTGTCCATCATATTAATGACGGCAGCTATATTTAATCATCCGAAGTTCATGATAGGTGTTGCTTTAATTGGTGTTATGGCTGTTATAATTGATCTGTTTTTCTTAACCCTACTTTCGCTACCGAAGTACCATGATGCACTTGCAACTCCATACCCAACTTTACCAATTCCAGGTTTGGAATGGTTCGCAGTATTTTTGTCATTCATCTGGCTTGCTGCATTATCCTACAACATGTACAAAATGAAGATTTAA
- a CDS encoding winged helix-turn-helix domain-containing protein, giving the protein MDKINNRQIDPSNSFKDINSKLDVIHREVTRIRERSNQEHLDLIILNTRKDLANSMAVYVTEDIETDLERGMVSECHLKKTCKQTFKDFLDRNVEIIKQVQDMDKKTMDETYSKLDEMKNDAPYEKCRFCIDEVSSLLQKQLKLIESLKLYQGPEFEETDLTPFSEELIVKDVLEPLSNKQRLQIIQSMATETKTYSELSEITGLRGGNLLFHIQKLQDGGLIFQRHERGDYMVTKKGYAMLNALKNMHKFLENEL; this is encoded by the coding sequence ATGGATAAAATTAACAATAGGCAGATCGATCCATCCAACAGCTTCAAGGATATAAACAGCAAACTGGATGTTATACATAGGGAGGTTACCAGGATCAGGGAACGTTCCAATCAAGAACACCTTGATCTCATCATACTAAACACAAGGAAGGACCTTGCAAATTCCATGGCTGTCTACGTTACAGAAGATATTGAAACAGATCTTGAAAGGGGAATGGTTTCAGAGTGCCATCTAAAGAAAACATGCAAACAAACCTTCAAGGATTTCCTTGATAGGAACGTGGAAATAATCAAACAGGTCCAGGACATGGATAAAAAAACCATGGACGAAACCTACTCCAAACTGGATGAAATGAAAAATGATGCACCCTATGAAAAATGCAGGTTTTGCATCGATGAAGTTTCATCCCTACTCCAGAAACAGTTGAAATTAATCGAATCACTGAAGCTCTACCAGGGTCCAGAGTTTGAAGAAACAGATTTAACTCCATTTTCTGAAGAATTAATTGTTAAAGATGTTTTAGAACCTTTATCAAACAAACAGAGACTCCAAATTATTCAATCCATGGCCACAGAAACCAAAACCTACTCCGAACTATCTGAGATCACTGGACTCCGGGGAGGAAACCTGCTGTTTCACATCCAAAAACTACAAGATGGCGGACTCATATTCCAAAGACACGAACGTGGAGATTACATGGTAACTAAAAAAGGATATGCAATGTTAAATGCGCTTAAAAATATGCATAAATTCCTTGAAAATGAACTTTAA
- a CDS encoding C45 family autoproteolytic acyltransferase/hydolase translates to MILKNEIVVPKADDEYLEVRKLVVKGSDFEIGKDLAKIGMEEYEVELDEYQSPVYGKARQNYMEKNFPALAERALGVADAFNLDPKNTKYDTTVLPFDLGDIACSAIYFPGSLTENKHPCICRNLDWYEGSVTELESALMGIKGKPARKSLSRITTVEFYPDNGYSAVQLGSHDLLNPPMDGVNEKGLFVTILTDLQGLKTPMPFGGAIDTGMSFPQLTTMILNKCATVEEAKFEILQQRIYFPFRAQHFLIGDKDGNVTLFEIDGNSGLYYFIDGIPDQPFIVTNHSMHLYPDPSKFPEYDPKEGYNTFNRWNRLDNYIKNHDGVFTKEDMFEAMSLVYSHYKDPMAAGGSFPFTERSMYTYVADIPEKSIEVKFYRKDGPALDGTDEPSIIFHDPVTLTLNEE, encoded by the coding sequence ATGATTTTGAAAAATGAAATAGTTGTTCCAAAGGCCGATGATGAATATTTAGAAGTGCGCAAATTGGTTGTTAAGGGATCTGATTTTGAGATCGGAAAAGATCTTGCAAAGATAGGAATGGAAGAGTACGAAGTCGAGTTAGACGAGTATCAATCTCCTGTTTATGGTAAAGCCAGGCAGAATTACATGGAGAAAAATTTTCCAGCACTAGCAGAAAGGGCTCTGGGAGTAGCTGATGCATTTAATTTAGATCCGAAAAACACGAAATACGATACGACTGTCTTACCATTTGATCTTGGGGATATTGCATGTTCTGCCATCTACTTTCCAGGATCTTTAACAGAAAATAAGCATCCCTGTATTTGCAGAAATCTGGACTGGTACGAAGGTAGCGTAACAGAATTAGAATCCGCATTGATGGGTATAAAAGGTAAACCTGCAAGGAAGTCTCTTTCTAGAATAACTACGGTGGAATTTTATCCAGATAATGGATACAGTGCTGTACAACTTGGTTCACATGACCTGCTAAACCCGCCGATGGATGGAGTTAACGAAAAAGGACTTTTTGTAACCATTTTAACAGATTTACAAGGATTGAAAACTCCTATGCCGTTTGGAGGAGCTATAGATACTGGAATGTCTTTTCCACAACTCACCACCATGATCCTAAACAAGTGTGCCACTGTAGAGGAGGCTAAATTTGAAATTCTTCAACAGAGGATTTACTTCCCATTTAGAGCTCAACATTTTCTCATTGGAGACAAGGATGGAAACGTAACACTATTTGAAATAGATGGAAATTCTGGTTTGTACTACTTCATTGACGGAATCCCAGATCAACCATTTATAGTTACCAATCATTCCATGCACCTGTATCCAGATCCTTCAAAATTCCCAGAATATGATCCAAAGGAAGGTTACAACACCTTCAATCGATGGAATCGATTGGATAATTACATCAAAAATCATGATGGTGTTTTCACTAAAGAAGACATGTTCGAGGCCATGAGTCTTGTTTACAGCCACTACAAGGATCCCATGGCAGCAGGTGGATCGTTCCCCTTCACTGAAAGATCCATGTACACCTACGTAGCAGACATACCTGAAAAAAGTATCGAAGTCAAATTTTATAGAAAGGACGGACCAGCTTTAGATGGAACAGATGAACCATCAATTATTTTCCATGATCCCGTCACCTTAACACTAAATGAGGAATAA
- a CDS encoding DUF3795 domain-containing protein, with the protein MNTREYSLIAPCGMNCALCMAFLRDRNKCPGCRGPDDNKSITKVNCKIKKCEIFKTGDAEFCFECEDFPCNRLVHLDKRYKKKYHMSMITNLKSIKSNGLENFLVDEKEKWTCSECGGTICVHKGYCYSCRRVYFEIK; encoded by the coding sequence ATGAACACCCGAGAATATTCATTAATTGCCCCCTGTGGCATGAACTGTGCTTTATGCATGGCATTTTTAAGGGACAGAAATAAATGTCCAGGTTGCAGAGGACCGGATGATAACAAATCCATTACTAAAGTAAACTGCAAAATAAAAAAATGTGAAATATTTAAAACTGGGGATGCAGAGTTCTGTTTTGAATGCGAAGATTTTCCATGCAATAGATTAGTACATCTTGATAAAAGATACAAGAAAAAGTACCATATGAGCATGATAACCAACCTTAAATCTATTAAGAGTAATGGGTTGGAAAACTTTTTAGTGGATGAGAAAGAAAAATGGACCTGTTCTGAATGTGGAGGAACTATTTGCGTCCACAAAGGCTATTGTTATAGTTGTAGAAGGGTTTACTTTGAAATAAAATGA
- a CDS encoding YhgE/Pip domain-containing protein, whose translation MIKDVREIFKNDIKTALHSPAVMIVIFVIIIIPSLYALLNIQATWDPYSKTSNIGVAVVNEDVGYSLNGTQYNVGSMVVDELKNNTKFSWQFVDKDTAMDGVKNGKYYAALIIPSNFTENLLSIQDNSPQQAHIEYIANEKTNPVATRITNAGMDTLQAQINDQVVQTVDGIIFGKLSDVGDLVAQNKATFLKAKAFMNELNGKIGTIDSTIGQANSDMSTVQTVWPKVNAALPEVQTNSNKVRSLYDNLYNEVASDPQKAKTTITNMESQLNDALVLLKFVDDVLQSLYDVTGDQNLLPIIKQVETDINYVNNTLTILKQVAADLNNGTSPTGDLTKLKTAIDTMDDAVNLLANNRANIGNQINTAASELSVVNSKWPAIKSEIPVATAKINSISEADIDNLIAFSNKNQTAVQNYFQSPVVLDQDDMYPIANYGSALAPFYIPISLWIGSLISVAMISMRVKSRKKYNAESIYIGRMGLFLIIGFFQALLAGIGSILLGVQMTSSLLFLLTTLFIGICTMIIVYSMTSTLGNAGKSLAIVILVFQITATGGIFPLQVLPSTFQAIHPYLPVSYGVGALREIVGGVIWSTYWYNIVILGIFTLAFFVVSLIIKEKMNKRAHLMEDKLKESGLF comes from the coding sequence ATGATTAAAGACGTAAGAGAAATATTTAAAAATGATATTAAAACCGCGTTACACAGTCCAGCGGTTATGATAGTCATTTTTGTGATAATTATAATCCCTTCACTGTACGCACTTTTAAATATACAGGCCACATGGGATCCCTACTCCAAGACATCCAACATAGGAGTGGCAGTTGTAAATGAGGATGTAGGATACTCATTAAACGGAACCCAATACAATGTCGGAAGTATGGTAGTGGATGAGCTTAAAAATAACACCAAATTCAGCTGGCAATTTGTTGACAAGGACACTGCCATGGACGGTGTGAAAAACGGGAAATATTATGCCGCACTGATAATACCCAGTAACTTCACAGAAAACCTGCTTTCCATTCAGGACAACTCACCTCAACAGGCCCACATTGAATACATAGCCAACGAAAAAACCAATCCGGTCGCTACCAGGATAACCAATGCAGGAATGGACACATTACAGGCTCAAATTAATGATCAAGTTGTCCAAACTGTTGATGGTATTATATTCGGTAAATTAAGTGATGTAGGTGATTTGGTAGCACAAAACAAGGCAACTTTCCTCAAGGCCAAAGCATTTATGAACGAATTAAATGGAAAGATCGGAACAATCGATTCCACAATTGGACAGGCAAATTCTGATATGTCCACTGTACAAACTGTCTGGCCAAAGGTTAATGCAGCATTACCTGAAGTTCAAACCAACTCAAACAAGGTAAGAAGCCTGTACGACAACCTCTACAATGAAGTGGCCTCTGATCCTCAAAAGGCGAAAACAACCATAACCAACATGGAATCACAGTTAAATGATGCATTGGTCCTGTTGAAATTTGTGGATGATGTACTGCAAAGTTTATACGACGTAACTGGGGATCAAAACCTGTTGCCTATCATAAAACAGGTGGAAACCGATATAAATTATGTTAACAACACTTTGACCATACTTAAACAAGTAGCAGCAGACCTCAATAACGGCACCAGTCCAACTGGGGATCTTACCAAACTTAAAACTGCCATAGACACCATGGACGATGCTGTAAATCTCCTTGCAAATAACAGGGCAAACATAGGCAACCAGATAAATACAGCAGCATCAGAGCTCAGTGTTGTTAACTCTAAATGGCCTGCAATTAAGTCGGAAATTCCAGTTGCAACTGCAAAGATCAACTCCATAAGCGAAGCAGATATAGACAACCTGATAGCATTCTCAAATAAGAACCAGACAGCTGTACAAAATTACTTCCAATCTCCAGTTGTGCTGGATCAAGACGACATGTACCCAATAGCAAACTACGGATCTGCACTGGCACCATTTTACATACCAATATCATTATGGATTGGAAGTTTAATTTCAGTTGCCATGATAAGTATGAGGGTTAAATCCAGGAAGAAGTACAATGCTGAGAGCATTTACATAGGTAGAATGGGACTTTTCCTCATAATAGGATTCTTCCAAGCACTCCTTGCAGGTATTGGATCCATACTCCTAGGTGTTCAAATGACGTCATCGTTACTGTTCCTTTTGACCACGCTGTTCATTGGAATATGTACGATGATAATAGTTTATTCAATGACATCAACACTGGGAAATGCAGGTAAAAGTCTTGCAATAGTTATACTGGTGTTCCAAATAACTGCAACAGGCGGAATATTCCCACTTCAAGTACTGCCTTCTACCTTCCAAGCAATACATCCATACCTCCCTGTATCCTACGGTGTAGGTGCACTGAGGGAAATTGTTGGGGGAGTAATATGGAGCACCTACTGGTACAACATTGTAATACTAGGAATATTCACCCTGGCATTCTTTGTGGTAAGCCTGATCATAAAGGAAAAAATGAACAAGCGTGCACACCTCATGGAAGACAAGTTAAAAGAGAGCGGACTGTTCTAA
- a CDS encoding TetR/AcrR family transcriptional regulator, giving the protein MVSTEDKILDATIELLDNEGLNGATTRKIASEAGVNEVTVFRKFKNKSRLLRAAKERGANQFLLELETMFDIDEDDDVEKYLMTVWKNASKKIDKRINLIRISMEEVRGIPIEDKVFPKISHLIKQHLTKYFQKLIEKGIVKDIDPEAAAMTIFSIVFHITIYGKIYEQYPEESMEKNMENSLKIFLHGVLKN; this is encoded by the coding sequence ATGGTTAGTACTGAAGATAAAATACTCGACGCAACAATTGAACTCCTGGATAACGAAGGATTAAACGGTGCAACAACCAGAAAAATTGCCAGTGAAGCCGGAGTTAATGAAGTAACAGTATTTAGAAAATTTAAAAATAAAAGTAGATTATTAAGGGCTGCAAAGGAACGGGGTGCAAACCAATTTCTTCTCGAACTTGAAACCATGTTTGACATCGATGAGGACGATGATGTGGAAAAATACCTCATGACAGTATGGAAGAACGCATCAAAAAAGATAGACAAAAGGATCAACCTAATACGAATTTCAATGGAAGAAGTTAGGGGAATTCCAATAGAAGATAAAGTATTTCCTAAAATTTCACACCTTATTAAACAACATCTGACAAAGTACTTCCAAAAACTCATTGAAAAGGGAATAGTAAAGGATATAGACCCTGAAGCAGCTGCAATGACCATATTCAGCATAGTGTTCCACATAACGATTTATGGAAAGATCTATGAACAGTACCCTGAGGAATCCATGGAAAAAAACATGGAAAACAGTTTGAAAATATTCCTACACGGTGTACTCAAAAATTGA